CTAAAGCTTCTTAGGATTCAATTAGAATTTTCCAgtaaaatatatactttcaaaatttatatCAGTCTGTTCCTGATAGACCTACTCAAAGAATTGTTTTTATTCTATCATCATTGAATTTGTTACTAAAACACATGGGACATGATATTATATAACTGAAGTAATGAATTTAGATTTTAGAGTTATGATATAGGTTTCCAAGTGCTTATTGCATTTtgtagaaaattttaaaacatgtataaatgtcaaaatttataacaaagaCCATCTACCTATCTTACAGTATATTTTCTTACAatttagagaaaaaataaaatcacaaaaatactgaactcagaggaaaatcaattcggaaagtctataatcacatggcaaaatcaaataacaaaacgcatcaaaaacgaatggacaagaactgtcatatttctgacttggtacaggcattttcaaatgtagaattaGAGATTTTGAAAAGACTTGATAGTCTTGGTATTGAAAGAAAAATGCTCAGTCAGCTTGAAAACTAATTTATAGTGAAGTTATgtataaattatcaatttcctaCATTTGTTTACAGTTCAAtcacaaaaaattatcaaaagatCATTTTGTTATATATGAATATGGTGATTTGTGTGTATTTGGTAATGTAATGTATAGAGTAGACAACTCATAACCATCAGTTGTTGATTTTATATCTGatttgtatttttcttctttttcttcagATTACTTCCAATACAACATTGTGAGTTAGTTATTATACACATCGTTCCATTTGGAGACGACAGTAAAATTGCAGATAAACCCCTTCGTCAGGTAACATTGCTAGTGTATACTGAAAACTTATTTTTCCATATCAGACTTtttgtttaccaaaaaaaaaacaagattgaaAACATGAATTAAAGGAAATAGCAACCTAAGAAAACTGAGTTacccaaacaaaaatataattaattcatGGTTTTACTTAAAGGTTTAGTTATGAGTTGCTGACAAATTTCCTCTTTTTAGCTGACCTTTCCTCATCACTTGGCGGCTGTCATCCGTCGTCGTCCattgtcattaacttttacaaaaatcttctcttctgaaactactgaaccaaattaaaccaaacttggccacaatcattaatggggtatctagtttaaaaaatgtgtccgatgacccggccattcaattaagatggccgccatggttaaaaatcgaacataggggtaaaatgtagattttggcttatatctctgaaaccaaagcatttagagcaaatctctgggtgaaaaattgtttatcaggtaaagatctatctgccctgcaattttcagatgaaaaggAGAACCAGTTGCTACccttaaattggtaattttaaggaaattttgatgtttttgtttattatcttgaatattattatagatagagataaactgtaaacagcaaaaatgtatagaaaagtaagagctacaaataagaccttaaggagttattgccctttatagtcaattttttacaattttcataaattttgtaatttttgtaaatctttacaaaatattttccactgtcacaTTCTCGGCCAATTTCATAATGCGAgaaaattgtaagcagcaagattgttcagtaaagtaagatctacaaacacatcaccaacaccaaaacacaattttgtcatgaatccatctgggtcctttgtttaatatgcacatacaCCAAGGTAAGcagacacaggctctttagagcctccaGTTTAAAATGAGATTTATCTTGTTTTTTCCTTTCATTGGTTATTAACAATCTCTTCTTTTATAACAAGCttcatgttgggttttttttcaaggCTCTGTGAAATTATAAACAACACCTTACCATTTAATCGTAAGCTAGACCACTGAAGCATTTTgccaaagaaaaattaaaatattttttttttgtaatttttttttttatacctgatCCATAAATTAGAACAATATAAAGTTACACATGTatgatctattttttttaaacatactgGTGAAATCTGAGGACTTTCAATTTTACAGCCATAATTGTTTCAAAAAAGGAAGAAGACttactttttaatgtaaatttgaaCTTTTAGTTTGACAGATATCATCATCACATAAGCTAATCAAGAAACTCAGATGCAGATatgtcaaaatgtataaaatattaccCAATGAGGTTCAAGTGCACCTCTACAACATTAAAATATGGTTGTTTTTGAGAATACCGTTTTTGAAAGGTGACTAAGTATCCTGTGAAAACATGCTGTTCACTGAAGGTCTCTCTGCTTTAcaaaattattgttatatttaatatcaattaaaaaaagatgaGGGTATCCATCAGTGAGAGAATAAAACCATATCAACAACACACATGAAAACCAAAAGAAATCTAGACATTACATCAActtctaatagttatcaaaggtaccaggattataatttaatacgccagacgtgcgtttcgtctacataagactcatcagtgacgctcagatcaaaacgcttaaaatgccaaacaagtacaaagttgaacagcattgagaaccgaaaattccaaaaagttgtgccaaattatTTTGAATCTGAAACAAGTGAAGGAGACTATTAAAGAATTGTCATCAACTCACAATTCCATAAATGACAAAAAGCatgaaatatatagatataatcaTATAAGGAAAGACAACCACTGGGAGATTCTGGATTAATTGCGACAGACACATAAACAAACAGAGgttttataaacatgatattattttgaattacACATCACTTCTTTTTGTCACTacttattttgatgctttttacAGGTTTCTACCTCTTTTTCCTGTGAATTACATGCCACTCCTTCAGGTACACCTCTATATAATAAGTTGATACATCTTTGCCAGAAGCAATATGACCTTGCCTCTACAACAGTAACAGGTATTCCTATGAAGGTATGTTGTATTATTAACCTggtaatatctttttattttggggTGTATTGCGGGTAGACAGGTCAGTGGTTGTTTGAGGTATTTCAGTGCAATAACTTTGAACTGTTCACCCAATGCATAAGATATTTaaatatgttgtaactgatgacaTGGCTGGGTTCCTTGTAATCTACACTCAGTAGAATTCAGTAATGGTTTTCAGTGCAATGGCATGATGTGATTACAGATGGCATATTATTTTCAACAACATTCTAATAAATCATCACATGATAGTTAATAAAAATACATGCAAAAACAAGCACTGTTCTAATTAGTTCAATTGAAGCTGTTAAAAGTAATAATATCAATTTTgtagtatacatgtatttttgaattaaaaataaatctgtatTCTGTAGGAAGAACAAAATGCCAGTTCGTCAGCTAACTACGATGTGGAATTGCTGCATCCATCAGAAGCTCATGATGACCTTCTCAAATCAGGTATAGCTTTGATCATCCTATAATACaacttatcgctatttagtccattccgggaaaaacagtcatttatacaacttcctgtttgggtcaccggctgaaaaaatggaggtcatcagtagtgagctgagggagaaaaaactttagaaagtgatcatcaagaaactttgatatagtatgatctgctttttttcaaaattaaaattgaagtaaaaaaatattttgtttgaagtatttaagGTAGTTAAAACAGGTCTgattaaaaagtatcatgcatggtgaattgtttaaacagggtcccagatagcttcaactggatgaaaaagttgtgtaattttagaacttatccagaatggaataaatagcgattaggtgtatagTTATGTTATCTGTGcagtacatttaatttttgtacatgaTATCTTCTTTAAAATGTTATGTACCTTAATTTAGGTTTCCCAATTTCTCATTACATTTATAATACATCCACATTTTAATTGGGAGCACAAAACAGCAGTGAAGTGGCATGTTGTAACACAAACAAAATCACATTTAATGGAAAGTATATTTTATGACGGGAAAGTAACTAAATACtgaaaacacaaaacaacacACTTTACACTGTTATGTTGACAGCAAAGAATGTTTAGAAATCCTATCCCAGTAATTTTAATTTCTATATCTTGCTATTTTCTGTGTTGGAACATCCTAAAAGACTGTACAAAAATATAAGCCCAGAGTCATCAAGGATATCCTCATTTATGAGAAAAGGTTAGTTGAGTAAAAAGTAATATATTATTTCATACTAACGCTTACCTTGATATATTTTAGCTGCTTCAGATGGTTTGGTCATCCCATCAAAAGAAGGATTACCTACAGAAACTATTACGCTCAAATGGTGTACACCAAAATCAAATATTATAGGTAATATACATCTAATTAatgtaaatttctttttattttgtatccATCAATATTGTTATATTATCAGATTGAAAAGTATTAACGGTTTGCTGAACATTTATAGAAagtaataataagaaaaaaactttattttaaatataaacaatgcAAACCAAGATCATATCTGTTTtccatgaaaacaaaataatacaaaactttaCAGTAATTTTATTGTAACCTTTAAAGGATGAGCCTGAAAACCCTTTCTCTTTTAGTTATTTTAagcttaaaattgagaatggaaatgggaaatgtgccaaagagacaacaacccgaccatagagcagacaacagcagaaggtcaccaacaattTATGAACCACCCTCTTATGCTATCTACATTTTCAAAGGAATAATGaattattttcacaaatatttcaaGGATATTTGCTTGATATTTTACAGAATTGAACTACTGTACAGGAGCATATAGAATCACACCTGTAGATGTCAACAGTAGACCTTCATCTTGTCTGACTAACTTTTTACTCAGTGGTAAGacaaatgttgataatttttttctgtaaaactaGCTTAAGTATGTTGGGCAATTTAAATTGTGTGCATTCTGAAATGTAGATTCCTGAATGTATTctatcagtgatattgtttgccttaaattagtggagaataaaggctttttcccctggagaagaatcctaatttgaaaaaaaaatggcttaaaattattcccaaaaagacaacttttttcccaaacagtgcagtctcagtagtaattgtgcatgaatacaacCTGAAAAACActctttaaacatttttcattcctaaaatgactatatgtgcacatttgagggtctatttatgtatcatcactgacaaaatGGGGTCTTATTTTAATgcagggtttgactcttgaaaaCGGGTTTGTaaaattgaagtttcagtcaaattcatggtttattttaaatttcccaatttgatgaaaatgatgCATACTTTCCCCCAAAAAAAAGGTAGAGGTAGTTtcgaaaaaagccaacaatatcactgtctATAGAAAAAGAGTCAAATAAATAGTTTAGAGAACTTATTGCTAGACACAAATTTATACTGCTACTGTTTGTTTGCATTCACTAATTTATTATGCTATGTGAAATATTTTGTCCGTCAAATAGTTATTcgaacaaagaaaaaacaatgatATAAGTTAGTCTGTAAAAAAAGCCTCTTTTATGCACCTTAAAATATTAAGTAACTGAGGCTGTAATATGAATgaattaataaatcatttattatgGCGCAAATTGaattgacatacatgtattatgataTACAAAAGTTATGctcatttatatttttagccaGACATAAATGCTTAAAACCACtatcattatataatatatattatattccaacatgaaattgtaaaattgaaaaaagtctaCTTTTTCATTTTAGGCAGAGCAGTCATGCTTGAACAACCCAGAAAATCTGGTACCAAAGTTATCTCCCATCTGCTGGCCAGTCATGGAGGAGAAATATTTGTTCATGCCATAAATACAGCAAGATCCCTGCTGGAAGACCCACCCTCTATCAGTGAAGGATGTGGGGGTAGAGTAACTGATTACAGGATAAACGTAAGATATCAGTAGTTTTAAATCGATTTTACTAATCCCATATGGATCCATAGGGggtcagtagcaaaccatataTAACTTATAAGACACTACAGTTAAAGTCAATGGTTAAAGTTCAGTATAAAGCTGTCAGTTTGAATATCCAAATCTACAAGTTCTACTTGAATTACaattatttatcttttgtttcgtcaaaaaagagaaaagattttcaccaattttaaaatttaagtctGCCCTGGTGTTTCATTCTAGATCtgtatttgaattttacttttattGTAGGATTTTGGcgaatttatgaaagaaaacaGACTAGCTCCAGCTACACATGAAATGACTGCAAATCAAACAGAAGTACCATTATTAAAAGGTACTTGATAATTCTAAGGCAACATAATTTGTATCcgtcattttgattggataacttcactaattttcatggcatcaattcacaCAACTATCCATATTTTCTTTGCATTAAAATTGTAGATAGCCATTCTAAAAATTATGatatatagattttaaatataCTCAAACGATGACAGAAACATAGGTAAATCAAGATATTTTACAAATGTGTATTCATGGTTTGTTGACATTGGTGCATATGAATTTTGTTTTGGGCTGAATATGGATCATATTTGCTTactgttttgaattaaaattaatgaaacaataatattatctttgttataatcctggtaccttagatAACTATTATATTTCAACAGCTAAGAAAAGGTTGGAGAGAATGAGTAGATATTGGCCAATGGTTATCAATGAAACAATCATATTCAACATGGCATCTGTAAGTGTAAAGACATCAACTATTTggccatttcagaatctaatgcattatgggtaatattttcaaaagtgtaacCCAACATGTTATGATTGTTTAAAAACGtgctaaacaatggaaatttaaccaatgatgtaatattattttcattttggtgtaagAACAATGACATTACCCATAGtcttagattctgaaaaggcaaatTGTGACTATATACTTGAGTTAAATGTTTCAAATGCTAATCTCAAGCATTCTTATCACTTATCTGGTTGTATTTATGTCAGGTTTTCTATAAcaaaaatttttgaaaatgaaaaaaaggtatTTGGACTGCAAAAAAAAGGTCAAGGAAACATGGAAAGGTCAACATCTTTCTAGTAATGTATAAGCCATAGTTTAAAGggacattagctgtcaaattaaGGATCTACAGTTTGACCCAAAATCTATGTCATactaaaacaaaattacaaaaagtacaaACAAACCAAACAATTTACAATATATGGACTCTTTAAAGTGTATCAGCAATTCGTACATTTCTTAGACTGGATATCATCTAATTATCCATTGAGATGACCTCCAAAGACTGCTGCTGATGATCCTATAATTCGattcaaacataaatatagaaataaataaactcaGTTACTCTCACAAAAAAAGCAAAAGATTAAAAACCAATAAGGAAGGAATTATTTAATCCAACAAAATTATAaactgtagaaacattaattttcgtggggttaaaattttgtggttttgtctatATTAGATTTCATTgggatttaattttgtggtttccaGTAAATGAAAGTGATATTATATGGAAGTTAAATTTACATGGAGGTTTCAATTGTCGTGGATATACTAATCCACGAAATAAACGAATTTAATTTCTGCTTTAacagtatatattttattttccatataGCATATAGATCCATTACCATCACTGATAATTAAGGATACTCTGGACGATGAAGAAGTAATGGAATGTAAGAAAGCTGTTTACCATGTGGTTGGTATGGAGAGTAGAAATGAAGCTTTACCCATCCAGTTATCTGGTTCCCGTGGGAAAGGACCAAAGAGGTGTGtagcacagaaaaaaaaatgcagtgaAAATAATACAGAGGCCATTTTAGTGTCTTCAGATTATTCTAAAGCTAGAATCGTTAATGGTAGAAATTTAAATgcttaataaacaaaaataaagcacTTTGCATGTAAAAgtatgaaatgaaaatttaaaacccAGCTTGAATTGAAATTTTTTAACCAGATCAAGAAATGTTatgttttacattaaaaaattgaaaaagaatagTTGTATGGGTCTTCAGTTAACTATATTTCGAAAGTCATTTTGTCATTCAATGCTATAAAAGGTACATATTTTGTGTCATACTTGCACTATATTCATTTACTTAAGTTATTAGAATTGTGTTAAACATTAATTTGAGGTgttttagagagaaaaaaaactcaAATATCCTAAAGAATCTTTATTATTAGTGATACTTTCTTTGCAAGATAAGTAAGCCCTATGTAGTCTTTTTGTGCCGATAATTTAACAAATTGTTGACTGTATTCATTAAAAAAGACCTAAGAGTGATATATTAGTtatgaattattttctaaatatatttttctgcTAAGGAAAAAGTTGTGTAAATAAATCACTGCAAGAAAATCAGTTGGTTTACTGTAGTTTTTTCAAATGTTGATAGTCACAGATGACtattaaacatacaaatacaGGCAAATACAATACTTTTAAAAGTATTAAGTATACTGGTTTACATGTGTTCAGaaataatacatatatttattaaatgatatgagcaaatcaGCCCTAATACCGATAAATCAGCCTGTGCAATACTGAAAACATTCCAGTCCATATAAATCAAGCGTTTATATCGCTTTTCTAACAggaccaatacagaaaaaaacagagcCAATACAAAAAAAAGCTGTATTGACCCATGGGCTAATACGAGATGTTCACTTTCGGTTTCAATTTTCTTACGCCATTACTTAAATTTGGTGGTATTGTTatgcataaaaacatttgtattatatttattatatcaaaatcataaaataaacaggttaaatTATGTGCAATGTTTTGTAAGGTCTTAAAGTCTTGAAATGGAAAAACAGGATCAATATGGAAAAAAAAGCTGTATTGGCCAATAGGGGATGcacattctgtttttttttaaattttttaaatcatttaataaaagtgtgaaaggggcactagctaccagatatataaaaaatctaaagtttgatttttctctgttcaatcaataatgaaagtgaaatagtgaaataacaattcgctttttgcagccaaaaaggttcaattttgtcaaattacgctaagaaacattgataataagttattcacttgcaagtgaatgagtcgacctttaaatctgtattcatgtgaacttcaatttaccCCCTAGccagagattgacaacgcatgcattgtacgtgtactggttatttaaagaagaaaaaaaggcaacaatgaaagtgaaactacgccAAATCATTTGATCACTAATtggatgcacataaaatcattcttattcagttaaaaacaatgagaaacatctatttttatgccccacctacgatagtagaggggcattttgttttctggtctgtgcctccgttcgtctgtctgtctgtctgtgcctccgttcatccgtccggttaaagtttttggtcgaggtagtttttgatgaagctgaagtccaatcaacttgaaacttaatacacatgttccccatgatatgatctttctaattttaatgccaaattatagttttgacaccaattttatggtccactgaacatagaaaatgatagtgcaaagttcaggttaaagtttttggtcaagatagtttttgatgaagttaaagttacatcaacttgaaacttagtacacatgttccctatgatatgatctttctaattttaattccaaattaaagttttgaccccaatttcacggtccactgaacatagaaaatgatagtgggagtggggcatccgtgtactatggacacattcttgttaatctataaaatcaaatcaaacagactataaaaatccaattgcatgtgttggtttaatctattcatatctttatttatgttaaatacataaatacatcgcttatatggtcatctgaggtcaaattgATAGTTatttagatggcgtctggacgaAAATACACACAAAaggaacctatatattatctacccccaTGCtctttaaactgtttattttagacttttgatagtttggataaatgttttacattgttataaatcaaacatgagaatttgagtcaaatcggagaccatgaatttgacagctagtgcccctttaagaactggctatttctgtattggccctgttataGATTCTCTATCAGCTGTATTTAGCCCTTAACTCTTTAAGTCTCAGGTCCAATACAGCTAACCTCAAATCTATGACAGGGCCAATACAGtaacagccagttaataacatTGTAATACTGCATGATTATTTACCTATTTTCTGCAATCCGTCTTTTATTTGACAAACTTATTTTCGCATGCCATATTTTTTTTGGGACTTTGTGAGTAGAAAAATAAGTCTAATTTAAATCTTAGTCAATATCTAAAATTGAATTGTTCCTTATTGAACAACTTCAAGTAATTTTGTAAACTTGAAGTTAAATTGCTGTGAAACTGAAAGAAAAGGCTTAACATGAAATAAAGCATCCACAAAATAAGTTGGGTTACAAAATTTATTCTATGATGTGTGAGGGAGAGGACATCattaatgttgttataacttgtgtccagTCCCTTTTGCTtccttttcaaataaaatatatttaaacttaacTATGACATGTGTTCTTTAACAGGGATGAACAATATAGACAGATGTGGTCTGAATTAGAGATGTTAATAAAAGGTTATGCAGATACTTCACCTAACCACCAGAAAGTTCTAGAATGTCTCCTAGATTGtaaaaaaccaacagcagaagATAAATCTCCAAAGAAAGGGGATAAAGTATTTGCAAAGGAGGAAAAAATGGATGTTGATTCACAGGTAGAACAGTCATGGAAAACTCTGGAAAAGTAAGATTACATTACCTATTTTTATGGCCCGCAACAAAGTTGTTGGATGCCATATaggtttacccttgtccgtcatttTGTCATTCCATCATTCCATAACAAACCATTATATGGACtatttttctaaacgccttcagatattggggtGATTTTTGGTGtatgagttaaccatgatgagttacagatcaagtataAGTTTTTTTTCGGCTCCACTAATTTTTGTAGAAATTAAGGGCTTTGGACTTCGatgaattgttgaaaatcacagttatacagactttttttctaaacaccttcagatatttggatgattttcAGTATGTGAGTTagccatgatgagttacagatcaagttcaagttTCATTTTGCTTTTTTGCCGAAATTATAGGCTTTagacttcaaaaaattgttgaaaatcacagatTTACAGACTTCTTTAGATATtttctgatttttgatatgtcagttaaccatgatgagttacagatcaactTAAAGTTGAGTTCCGCTCACctattttttaccaaaattaagGGATTAAGACTTTCAAAATTGTTGacaatcacagttatacagacatctttttctatatgccttcagATTTTGAGCTGAATTTTGATATAAGatactaccatcatgtttgtgtccacatgtgttgttgaaattgcagatttttcaactttttgagacaggGCCATTCATGTCTTTTGGACACATCTAGTTCTAGTTTGAGTTATGAGATAAGCCAGGAATTCATCTTACATGTGAAATGTCAGTAATTTATCTTGCATGTGAAAAGTTAGGAATTAATGGTACtgttttttttggtacataagaAAAGTCAGGATTTATCGTACTCTCTTATAAAAGTGTTTATATCTAACTTGATACCTTATTGGATGAATACATGGTCATTTCAAACAAAAAACTAAGATAAAATTGATTTTTGCTTCTTTTCTCCTTCGCATGCAGTATTTAGGAGTAAGTGCAATGATTGATCTGCTTGATGTCCATAACATGTTTCTGTGTATGATGACATGTCTTCCTGATTACTGTTACAATTGCATGAAAAAAATCaagttaaactaaaaaaaatcagggTTCAGATTTTATAACAcagaatgttttgtttttcttttattgagaTGAATACAAATCTTAATGTTTTTGGTGACTTTGAAGTAAGGGAAATAACCCTGTTTGAAAACAAGCCTATATGAAAGACTAAGTATAAGAGTCTTGATGTATTCAAATAgtgttgtacaaaatgtatatatttttttgtaatattgatTGATGTTTAGTGGTGAGTATTTCATGTCTACAAGTTTGAGAACAAATTAAACAATAAGTCAAGCAAATGAGTGCTGCATTGTGGGTGATCCTGAAGGAAACACCCTTCAGCAAAGGACTATCAGAACTAAATCAGGAAAAATTTCTATATCCATGGTCAATCCTTAagctttatttaatattttaaaaaaaaatata
The Mytilus edulis unplaced genomic scaffold, xbMytEdul2.2 SCAFFOLD_835, whole genome shotgun sequence DNA segment above includes these coding regions:
- the LOC139504658 gene encoding integrator complex subunit 13-like — translated: FFRLLPIQHCELVIIHIVPFGDDSKIADKPLRQVSTSFSCELHATPSGTPLYNKLIHLCQKQYDLASTTVTGIPMKEEQNASSSANYDVELLHPSEAHDDLLKSAASDGLVIPSKEGLPTETITLKWCTPKSNIIELNYCTGAYRITPVDVNSRPSSCLTNFLLSGRAVMLEQPRKSGTKVISHLLASHGGEIFVHAINTARSLLEDPPSISEGCGGRVTDYRINDFGEFMKENRLAPATHEMTANQTEVPLLKAKKRLERMSRYWPMVINETIIFNMASHIDPLPSLIIKDTLDDEEVMECKKAVYHVVGMESRNEALPIQLSGSRGKGPKRDEQYRQMWSELEMLIKGYADTSPNHQKVLECLLDCKKPTAEDKSPKKGDKVFAKEEKMDVDSQVEQSWKTLEKFQKMTEREKSDHNKSDSGPPSKRAKMEEPSASTGSTSGPQNLLSLWTNRIASIHSKRHVEFAGRLESKDNVAELYQHMNEDKG